The following nucleotide sequence is from Penicillium digitatum chromosome 5, complete sequence.
CGATTTTAAAACTTTCACTTTCCCCTTGAAATTTTATTAAGGTGTTGGGATAGTTTTTAGATTATGAGTACTATACCAAAAAAGTAAAATCTCCTAGGACAGGATTGttgagaaagagaaagcatTTTATATTTATACACGTTATTTGGTCTGCCTAACTAGTGAAAGATATATTGTCATGTGGAGGATCCCTTAATATAGGTGACCGCTAGGAGGGTCTGTAATTtttgggggaaaaaaaagggttagGACCATAACGTGCCCTTCTCGCTCAATATTCACTTCAAACCATCCACCCAAGCTTTTTACTATGGCTATTTAATGATAGGGCCCCATAAATCCTCACTTTGCATCGATCCAATGGCGGCGTTGCTAGGGTTTCAGCCATACCATAAGGCTGGCTGGGATGTTGGTATACCCAGGGGTTATACACACATATATAGAGGTAGAATCCGGTCTgggtttcttcttttcactTCGTTTTCATACCTTCATCTTATAATTTAGTCATTTCAATATGTTCTTTTCTTCAGCGATCGCAATCGGCCTGGCGCCATTGCTCGCAAACGCCTACCTCAGCGGTCCAGTTGGCCCAACCACCACCGTCGCTACTAAATCCGCCCACAAAATTTGCAATGTACTGGACTACGGCGCTGTGGCAGACAAATCGACCGATGTCGGCGTGGCCATCACCTCCGCCTGGGCAGATTGCAAGAACGGCGGTGTGGTCTATATCCCACCTGGCGACTACGCCTTCAAGTCCTGGGTGACTCTGTCAGGTGGAAATAGTTGTGCTATCCAGCTGGATGGTATCCTCTATCGGACTGGTACCGCTGGAGGAAACATGATCATGGTCGAGCATACCACAGACTTTGAAATGTTCAGTTCTACCTCTCGGGGTGCTGTGCAAGGGTATGGATACGAGTACCATAAGGAAGGATCGAGCGGTGGAGCACGGATTCTGAGACTATATGAGGTGACCGACTTTTCGGTTCATGACATTGCTCTTGTTGATGCGCCTGTTTTCCATTTCTGCATGGAGACTTGTGAGAATGGTGAGGTTTATAACCTTGCTATTCGTGGTGGTAACAAGGGTGGCTTGGATGGAATTGATGTTTGGTCGACTAATATTTGGATTCATGATGTCAGTATTGGGTTCGGTCGTGGTGGAATTAACTAACACCCCTTAATAGGTCGAGGTCACCAACAAGGATGAGTGTGTCACGGTCAAGGTATGGCTTTGAAGAACCCCCCATGGACAGACCATAGCTAATAACAAGACAGAGTCCCGCCAAGAACATCCTCGTCGAAAACATCTACTGCAACTGGAGTGGTGGTTGTGCCATGGGATCACTCGGTTCCGGCGTCGACATCAGCGACATCACCTACCGCAACATCTACACCTGGAAATCGAACCAGATGTACATGATCAAGAGCAACGGAGGCAGCGGTAACGTTGAGAACCTCGTCCTCGAGAACTTCATCGGTATGCACCCTACTCACCCCCTGTCTCCCAATGACATCCACTAACCATCCAGGCCACGGCAACGCCTACTCCCTCGACATCGACAGCGCCTGGTCAAGCATGGGCAAGGTACCCGGCAACGGCGTCCACCTCAACAATGTCACAATCAAAAACTGGAAAGGAACCGAAGCAAACGGTGCCCAGCGCGGACCCATCAGAGTGAAGTGTGCGGACGGCGCGCCCTGCACAGATATCACCATCGAGGATTTCGCCATGTGGACGGAGTCCGGCTCTTACCAGTGGCACAGCTGCGAGAGTGCATTTGGCTCCGGCGCGTGTCTGAAGGAGAGTGATGAGCATGCTCCGTACACGACTACCCAGACTGTCAAGGCTGTTCCTTCTGGATACTCTGCCGCTACCATGGCTTCTGACTTGGCGATGGCGTTTGGTACCGCGTTACCGATTCCTATTCCTGTGATTCCGACTTCTTTCTACCCGGGTGCGACCCCTATCAGCGAGCTGGCTGGTGCTCGGGCCACCTCATCTTAGCTTGGAGTGGGATCTGAGCTGCATGTGTATGATTTAGAAGCTAATCAGCGAATCTCAAACTGAAGTCAAGTACAATCGGTAGAAATGCATTAATGGACCATTTCAAAATGGACCATCTCCTCTACATGAGACTCGATCTTTAAATCCACACATGACGTCATAATCCGGGGTCACTCTCTCAACTTCTTCGAGGCAATCACAACGCCTCCTTCGGGGCTACAATGACGAGGCTTCACCGTGCAAAAAAACCTAAAGTGACCAATTTTTACCGTCTACGCTAGCCATAACACCTACAACGGGGAAAGTATCTAAACAAGGCCAACAAAAAGACGGGACATGGCCGCAAACCATGACTCAACTCTTGTATAACCTAAAAGGGAAATGTCAAGTGCAACAAGATTTCTTCCAACTTGTGCACTCTGTTGGATTTCGATATACGCCAAACTCACTAAAGAGCCAATCTTCCAGGGTTCCATCTATGATGGTATCATACAATAGACTGTTTCGCTGCAGTCATACAGATCCAGTCCCGAATATGTACAGCTATTCTTCACAGTAGTCGAAAGAATCTTCAAATTCGACATAAAGAATAAACATGAATTCTTCTGTGAATCCAGCCACACAATCAGAGTAGTGGTCGATCCAATCAGGCCAGTCatgcaaaaagaaaaattaaACCATCTAAACTCCACAACTTGGATTGGTTCCAGAACTTGGTAGGCCTGGAATTCGACGTGGAGATTAAGCGCAGAGGTGGTTTGGTGTGACGGCGAGCTGGACATGAAGTCTCAACAACCCGGCAGCCGTCGATCCATTGAGAAAGATATAGTGAGCGATAGGGGGAGAACGACAATTCAAAGACCAGCTTTAGAAAAATTGCTCGAATTTCTCAAATttatctttctcttccttcccAGAAATGAGACTTCCATACTGGTTGTAAACCGGATCGTCTGGATCATCAACTTCCTTAGCCCATGGCCCCAGGTCATCGTCAAAGAGATCTCTTTCTTGCCCATTGCAGACCTCAGCGAAGGTGATCCAGTTGTGGTCATCGGTCCAGATCCCACCTCGACCTCCACGCACTTCCAACCAGTCCTGCCCGCCCAGCAGTGACGACTGCGCGGCATCGAACCCGTGCGAGTCGCGGACATATTTCCGCAATAGGGCGCGTCCCCATGGGAAAAACCACATATTCTCCCACCAGGTGTTACGGAGCTTGAGGTCACCATTGAGATGGGCGATTACTGGCACCGAGGCGGAGTGGACATTCGTCATTAACGAAATGTTGTGCCAGGTGCGCTCGCGCGGGTTCGGGAGTTTGTCCAATGTGGCATTCCATACTGGTCTCTGGGTTGATTCTTTTGCGAAGCGGGACTGAATAAATGGGTTGGGGAGTGCTGCAATGTCCTGTGGGAGGAGGAGACGGTGTTCGCGCGGGACGCCGTGTTGCATCTGCAACGCGGACATCTTCGTAACGTTGCTGAACTTGACCCACTCGACATCCTTGCTGGACTTGATCTGGTTGAAGAAGAGTTGGGACTCGAAGTCGACACCAATGCCGTACTCGTAGCGGTGACCTGTCTCCAGCCGGAGGGTGATTCCGGTGATGTTTGTTGCATCTGAGATACCCACCATCCGGTAGAGCAACTCTTTGAGGTCGTTGGCTGTTCGTCGCCGCTCGAGTTCTCTGATCACTTCTTGCCGTCCGTACATCTGTGTCAGGGCCTGGTAATCTCCAGACTTGTTCGAGCGCAACTCAACTAGCCGCAAAACTTCATCGTAGATCAGACGCAGATCCGCAGCCTGGCCAATAACCGCTCCCGGGTTTAACCACCGGGGTCGGTTCAGAGATCCATCCGGGTAGACATCAGTTTTCCAGCCATATACATCCGGAGGTAGAGTTGATTCCGGGACAGATACACAACCGGGGTCGTCCCGCAACCCGGAAAAGCACATCTTGCTTGCACCGAAGAGAACGCGCTGGGTGTATTTCTGTACCTTCTCAGACGGAGCCCCGGCCTTTTGGCCCTCCACTTCTGCGAACCCAAACTTGTCCCGCAGCTTTCGGTTATTCGCCCTTATCATAGCCTGGAAGCGCTCCACTAGGATCTTCGGTGGCAATTGGAAGAAGCTATCTGCACCATCCACCATAACCACAAAGTCGCGGTCATGCACAATTTTACTGTCTCGGAGATAGTTGCGCGCCCTTGTGATCCGGTCCACCATGTGCTCGGCCTCGGTCGCTCCGGGAGAGTCATGCCCGTAGCCGATTAATGTCGGCGGTGGGTATCCAAGGATCATGGCCGAAGTGAGCGTTCGGCAAACTCCGCGCGAGCCCTGTGAGGCTGGGACTAGGACATGTAGGCGCGGGTTGGGCTTGTCCAGATTGTGGGGGAGGGTATCATTGGCATTGATATCGGTTCGTGGGGGTAGGAAGACCTGAGCGTCCTCCGGGTGCTGAAGGAAAGGATGGCGAGAGGGAAACTTGGCCCAAAAGTCCGGCTCGACTCGCTGGGCAGTTTGTCAGCTGCTATATCTCACGCCTGGCAGTCACTGCATTGTGGAGCCGGAGGCGATCCTTACCGTTGAAGAAGATTTGAGCACAAGAAAGAAGCAGAACAATACAAGCACTGACAAGCCGATTGTC
It contains:
- a CDS encoding Glycoside hydrolase, family 28, whose product is MFFSSAIAIGLAPLLANAYLSGPVGPTTTVATKSAHKICNVLDYGAVADKSTDVGVAITSAWADCKNGGVVYIPPGDYAFKSWVTLSGGNSCAIQLDGILYRTGTAGGNMIMVEHTTDFEMFSSTSRGAVQGYGYEYHKEGSSGGARILRLYEVTDFSVHDIALVDAPVFHFCMETCENGEVYNLAIRGGNKGGLDGIDVWSTNIWIHDVEVTNKDECVTVKSPAKNILVENIYCNWSGGCAMGSLGSGVDISDITYRNIYTWKSNQMYMIKSNGGSGNVENLVLENFIGHGNAYSLDIDSAWSSMGKVPGNGVHLNNVTIKNWKGTEANGAQRGPIRVKCADGAPCTDITIEDFAMWTESGSYQWHSCESAFGSGACLKESDEHAPYTTTQTVKAVPSGYSAATMASDLAMAFGTALPIPIPVIPTSFYPGATPISELAGARATSS